TCAGATTCTCAATGTACTAACAGGAATCTGCAGAGGAAGTGAGAGTGGAGAGatgcagagacaaagaaaacacgagagaggaggggggagagatagagacacaatGGGAGAGAAAAgcgggggagggagggagcaagataagaaaaaagaaacagaggagaaagagagaggatagaggagagaaacacagagatagacagggaaagagagacaggtagggagagagaaacagaaagaaacacagagacagacagacagatagggagggaaagagaaaaggagagaggaaaaaagagaaagggaaagagagagagagagagagaaagacagacagagacagacagacagagagagagagagagagagagagagagagagagagagagagagagagagagagagagagagagagaggaaaaaagaaagggaaagagagacagtgggaaggagacacagagaaagggaaagagaaagggagagagaaagggagagggagggagagacagaggggaaaaggagagagagggagagagagagagagagagagagagagagagagagagagagagagagagagagagagagagagagagagagagagagagagaaataaagggagaCATGTAGAAATATGGAGAGAGAGGCAAATGGAGATAAATGGTAAAAGACAGCATAGcagtaaagaggaaaaaagacaagaTAGAAAAACACAGAACAAGAGACAGCGATCTTGATTTGGAGAAAGAtcaaaagagagaacagaaactatgtctatgtatatatagatatgatagatatgtgtatgcacatgcgCATACACAAAATGAGAGATGGacagataaaggaagaaaagggatacAGTAAATCTGGGACTCTAGGTCTAACCCTGATGATCCTTTAATCCAGTCCTGCCTGCTGGCAAAGCATCGACTGCTGTAGCAGAGAAGTTGGGGCACTGAGTAGGAGCCCCGGGGCTTGGTGTGGAATTACACAAGTGAGAGTATCTGCTGGTTGCTGGGGGATAGATGACCAGACCAGGGAGCGGGAGAAGTGGAACAGTGCACTCGCCCATCTATGTGTCTATTGTAtctaatacatatgcatatatgcatatccACACATGTGCATTTGGGCctatgaacacacacacatctgtGTCTTTTGCtgggggaaggaaaaatgaaagtgagAAGGTGGCCGGAGGTATCATTATCTTCTAGATAAGAAATGGCTTATTTGAAAGGAGTCTACTCTCCTAGGATCCTGATAGGAAAGGAAGGCAAGGACCTCTGAGTAGAGCAATGGCAAACTACGACTGAGCCAAGGACAGgcaaagaaagtgagagagggaCAGCTCGATGGAGCAGGAGATAGAGCAGTGGcattggaggcaggaagacctgagttcaaatctggccttcctagttgtgtgaccctgggcaagaaactttaaccccaattgccccaggtTCCccccccaaaggaaaaaaaaaaaaaaggaaaaaaagtgagaaggatAAAGGATGAATGACATGGGGGTACTGGGATCATCTGGGCGGGGTTAAAGATTCTTGGATATTgtattgtttttcattcttgaagaagaccataacatcagggaggtgatgccgtgacatgcaagtgaactggatttaattgAGTGAGGACTGTGCAAAGgtaccagcctcactttctcctccagagccatctgggcccaATGGCCAGAGATAGATCAGGACGATTGGAGAAGGCCCTGGATAAAATgagagaccttggcttttttaagcaaAGGTTTTTTAAGCAAAAGTTccattgagaaaaaacaaacaaaaaacaaacaaacaaaaaaaccaaacaaacaacaacaacaaaaaaaaaccaataaggattaaggctaagtaagagGGTACATATGAGAGAAAATATCCCAAGAGGGAATGGGGCAGTGTGGTGTAGTGAGGAGTCCAGACATAAATGTGAGAAGTTCTGGACCTGGTTCTGAGGCTTAGTATTTGTGTTACCGTTGAAACTCTTAgtgtctttgtattctcatctTCAAGATGATGAAACTTATCCCTGCTCTGCCTTCCTACATGCTTCCTGTGGCTATTTTGAGATTTAGTtgagataatggatgtaaaaGTGCACAGTAAACAGTGAGGGGCAATACAAATGTTAGAATTCTTTCTGTAGTTTCCCCACTCAATCCAGTCTAGCTCCCTTGATCTCTAGGCTATGTTGGAGCATCTTGAGTTTTTGGAAGATATTCTCTTAGGTCCCCTCTCTTAGAGCTCACTCTCACAAGGGGATACCATGTAAGCCAATAACACTGAGCCCCCTCTTCACCCATGTGCCCCTAGCCCTGCCTACCCACAGGGCTCTCGGAGATAAAGTTGGCACCAGCCATACCTTCTATACAGCTCAGCAGCGAACTGGACAGAGCACTgaccccgagttcaaatttgacctcacttACTAATTCTgggacactgggcaaatcacctaaacTTCTGCTTTCCTCACCCCCTcacaggcttgttgtgaggatcaaatgaggttacTTACAAAAGCTTGCAGCAAagcacctagcacatagtaggcacttaggaaatctttatttccttctccttttcccctcctcccccacccatcCCAACAAATGTTGGTCCTTAGAACAAAGACCAGGATGGCTACCATACTTTGTTTGATTATCGTTTAGTGTGCCATGTTCTGAATACTTGGTTATtaattccctctcctctctttttcttcatctcacCTCATTCAGCTGGTTCTCCAGCTCTCCGAGATGCCCAGGTGAGCATTTCTGATGCTCTTCCTGGAGCTGGGACTGACCCAAGGAGGCTCAGGGGttgggaaagggacctttatttCCCCACCTCTCCCTTTGTTGGGCTTGCTGTCCAGCTCTTTGTTGCCACATCATAACTCTGTGATGCCCATGGAGGCCACTGGATCTGCTGAGTTCAGACCACCCAGAGTTCTTCACAGGCCAGTCAGCAGTGACTCTGTCAGTCCAAAGACTAAGAGCCTCTTTCTCCCAAGCGTCTGGGTGGAGGTGGCAGAGAGGCCCTACCGCTCTAGCTGATGATGCTTCTGCCATTAGGGGCACTGGGTACCCAGAGAGCCTACATCAGGGTGCGCTTTCTTTTCTGAAGAGGCATCATGACttaatcaggaagatctggactcaatcctacctcagacacttagatgAATCTCAATCTTATCCAGCCCCTCAGTTCTTCCTTCTGTAACGGCTACTTGACCTCTCCAAGCCTGTTTCCCCTTCTATAATGGACACGTGACCTTGCCAAGCCTCTGTTTCTGCTTCTGAATTGGCTACTTTTCCTCGCCAagactcagtttctccttctATAATGGACACGTGACCTTGCCAAGCCTCTGTTTCCACTTCTGAATTGGCTACTTTTCCTCGccaagactcagtttccccttctataaCGGCCACTTGACCTCTCcacgcctcagtttcctcttctgtaatggCCACTTGACCTTGCcaaggctcagtttcctcttctgtaatggCCACGTGACCTTGCCAAGCCTCTGTTTCCGCTTCTGAACTGGCTACTTTTCCTCGccaagactcagtttcccctGATGTAACGGCCACTTGacctctccaagcctcagtttcctctgctgtaACGGCCACTTGacctctccaagcctcagtttcctctgctgtaACGGCCACTTGACCTcgccaagcctcagtttcctctgctgtaACCGCCACTTGACctttccaagcctcagtttcctctgctgtaACGGCCACTTGacctctccaagcctcagtttcctctgctgtaACGGCCACTTGACCTtgccaagcctcagtttcctctgctgtaACGGCCACTTGACCTCTCCAAGCCTCAGTATCCTCTGCTGTAACGGCCACTTGACCTtgccaagcctcagtttcctctgctgtaACGGCCACTTGacctctccaagcctcagtttcctctgctgtaACGGCCACTTGACCTtgccaagcctcagtttcctctgctgtaACGGCCACTTGacctctccaagcctcagtttcctctgctgtaACGGCCACTTGACCTtgccaagcctcagtttcctctgctgtaACGGCCACTTGACCTtgccaagcctcagtttcctctgctgtaACGGCCACTTGACCTtgccaagcctcagtttcctctgctgtaACGGCCACTTGACCTtgccaagcctcagtttcctctgctgtaACGGCCACTTGACCTtgccaagcctcagtttcctctgttgTAACGGCCACTTGACctttccaggcctcagtttcctctgttgTAACGGCCACTTGACCTTTCcagggctcagtttcctcttctgtgacaACCACTTGGCCTTGCcagggctcagtttcctcttctgtgacaACCACTTGGCCTTCCCAATCTTCAGCTTCTACTTCTGTGACGATCACTTGACCTCGCCAAGTctcggtttccccatctataatgGTCACGTGACCTcgccaagcctcagtttccccttctttaaCGACCACTTGGCCTCGCcaaggctcagtttcctcttctgtaacgGCCACGTGACCTTGCcacgcctcagtttccccttctattatGGCCACGTGACCTTGCCaatcctcagtttccccttctgaatGGCAGCAACATCGTCTCACAAGCCTGCCTCGATAGTTAGGTGTCATCATGTGTAAAAGCCCTGTGTCAATGTGAGCTGCTAGTACTACATCAGGAGGGATCTTTACGTCATAAGTAAACTGCAGAGAGACGCAACGTCAGGCGGGGTCCCGGGGCCCCATCCTCACGCTGCGTCGTGGGAGTCCGGCAAGGCCGAGTGTCCGCTGCCTGCAAAGGCGAGGGAAACCTCTCTCCTCCGGGATGGCAGCGCGCCAGCCGGCTCCTCGACTCTGCAGCCAACTCTGCCCCGCCGTGGCTGCCAGCCGCAAGTGCAACGTGGGGCACCTAACCGGCTCTAGCGAGCGCCCGGGGAGGCCGGCTTTCCCACAGCCTGGACCTCTGCCCCCGGAAGACTTTTCGGAATCCTGTGGCTGACAGCGGCCCGCTGCCACGCCTTCAGCTCCGTGTGCCGGGGAGCCCCCTCTTAGATTCCCTGGCCATCTCCCCGCCCCTAGGAGTGGGGCTCTCCCTTtgctagctgcccccccccccaagactCTCTTAGAGTTCTTTCTGAAGTTGGGGCTGCAGAGGCGCTCCGAGAGTCTACATGACAGGTCGGGCACGCCCCCCTTCGGGCCGAGGAGTCGCTGCAGGGGGAAGTCACCCGGGACCTACAATAGAATACTGGAATTAACTGCAGAGTTCAAAAATAATCTAGTTCCGCCGTCTCGTTTTAGAACCTAGCACCCACAAGTCCAGAGAAGCGCAGTTTACCGTTCCAAGTCCCCCAGGCCGTAGAGGGCGGGCTCGGCATTAGAACCCAAGTCCTGTGGCCACATTCAGGGCTTTCCCTGGGGCTCAGGTAGTGGACCGGCGCCTAAGAGGAGGCTGGCTCTGATAGAGATGCTGCCCAGGCAAATTAGTCCCGGAGAGAATGGAGCAGGAGCGCCCCCTACAGTCCAGAGCAGCACAGGGAAAGCTCGGCCTTTTTCTTCCCCGggacccctccctccctccagacAGCAGGAGCTAAGGAAGCCTTCAGCTGGGCACGCTTGGAAAGCATGCTCCGTGGGAAGGGgaagcttgggggggggggggccctcGTGTGGGGCTCCCCACTCTCCCGGAGTGTGCACCCTAAGTCCGGGCCCGGCTGGGAGCGGGACGGGGCAGCCACAGAAGCCCCTGGGAGCAGCGGAAAGAAAGGAGGGTTTGCAGGCGGAGGGGCTCCGATTGTAACCCCGATTCCGCCAGCATTCCTCACGCTCCCTGGCGGCGCGGAACATCCAGTTTTGGACAACGGGGTCTGGAGGCTTCCTTCCTCACCCCACGTCTGGGAGCGCGGTACCCCCTGCCCCGCGTTCTTCTTTCCTTGGATTACTGGAGCTGAGCTGACCCAGGAAAACTGCTTCCGGAGGAGAGGCGGTGCTCCAAGCAGGAAAAGCTTTGAACCTGGGTTCGaatcctaccccccccccccccatccccaccaACTTGCTGTGCAACCTTGGACAAGTATTTAACTCAGTCTTAGTTTCCTAATGTGAAGTGGGCGTGATAATGACTGTAGTGCTCCCCTCACGTGCCCGACTCGAGATTGTACATATAAGGCAAGGCCATACTGGCCATGATTACGGGCGCTCCCAGTACCCAGCACCCCACTCTGGGACCCCAAAGAGGGCGGGAAAAACAGGTTGGGAAATTCAGCTTCTCTTGGCTCCTTGGAACAAAAGGAATCTGATTCGGGATCCTTAGAGACAGGAAGTTCAGAtttctagagagaataagaaAGTTGCTTAATTACGAAGGGGAAGGATACGGAGACCAAGAGTTTGGGAGGAGGCAAAGCTGGGAAGTCTCCTCAGAGCTAAAAGCTCCCCGGCGCTGCAGGAGAGGACGACTGTGCTTATAACCCCGGTCAAAGGGGGTGCATCAGGGGCCCCGGGTCTATAACAGGCGTTGGGGGGCCAGGCGGGTGGCGCTCAGCTGTACGGAGGGAAATCTTCCCCATCTTCAACGGAGCTCAGGGAAAACGCCGTTACCCGGGCTCCGGAGAGAGGCGACTTTAACGGGGGCAGAATCTTTGGGGAGGCGGGAGGGGCAGCCTTTGTACCCTTGGAATTCTCTTCCGCGGTTCCCGTAGCGCTGGATCTCAGGCCACGTGACGCTCTCCCTCGGGCTTTCTCCTGGTTAAGTGGGAAAGTGTGGTTGGCTCACCAAAAGCCCACCATCATCAGGAGGCTTCCTGGTTGGCTGAGAGCCTGGGAGTGCAGGCAGGATGAATGAAGCTCGTTTCTGAGTCTGGCGAGGCTGCTTCCAAACTGTTGGACGGGGACGGGGAGCGGCAGGAAACCTTGGAGATTACCCAGTTAAcaagtttatagatgaggaaacgcgCTTCTGGGGcattctggggggagggggatcaCTACCTTTTATGTCGGGTAGAACTTCCGAGCCTCTGGAGAAATCGGGGCAGTCTGCTTCGTCCGGAGGAAGTGTTAGCTAGAGAGGATAGCTTAGGAAATCTGGGAGCCTTCCAGTCTGCGCCCGGTAGACTTCTTTATATACCCTTTTTGTTACCTATAGCTTACTATTGATGTTTTTTGAGTGTTCTTTGTCCttgtaaataaatattcattgagaaACAATCACTAGTGGTCTGGAATGCAAGGGAAAGGGGAGTTTGTTTGGGTGCTAAAGCCAGGATACCCGACAGACACTCCTGAACCTGAGTGGGCAGCAGGGCCCACAGAGCCCATAGTCCCGGGGCCAACTGCTGCCAAGTTGGGACAGACGGGCTAGATTCTTGTCAAGAAGGCTATGTTTAGGGGCAGGCTGGATGGGTGCTGTAGATAGAGCGTCCAACCGCAGACACAGCTGTGCGACTCTGGAcacgtcacttaaccctgttgtctagcccccccccccaaaaaaaaaaaaaaaggatttaaacatcaactaaaatcccacctggCGAACCCCTCTTCGtttcagcattttttaaaaatttttacttatttcctgtatatatttgtttgctttttctaatGGGGAAATTAGACTAAAACTCCTTGAGGACCGGgactatcttttccttctttttgtatccccagtgcttagcatagtgtctggtatatagtaggagcttaataaatagtGATAGATTGGAGAAGATGCTGTTGATACTTTCATTCCAGCAAGCATAAGCGTAATGCTTTCCGCGTGCCAGGCATTCTTCTAAGTCCGCTGCTCTGTCATTTGTAAGCGACCTTCAGCAAGTCACCTTTGGGCAAGAGAGTTTGCTCTCcgttccttagtttcttcatctgtaaaatggggtaatctAGACTGTCGGCATCACAAAATTGTCGTGAGAACCCAATGAGTTCGGGTGCACGGCACTTTATTATGCTCTATTTGTATGTTTTTCCTTTGAGGGTTCAGGCCACAGTCATAGTTTGGAAAGAACgatgggtttttgtttgttttttgttttttcctagtgAGCTGAGGCCAGAGGCAAAGTCCGGAGCCCAGGATGATTCTCTGGCCCAGGGCAAGGTCATTGAGCCAAGGCAGGGGCAGCTCAGATGGTCATTTGTGGGTTCATAAGTCATCTTGTCCGTGTTCTTTTCTGGATGGGGAGTCCACTGGATGCTTTGTCTTGGAAAGACAGATTTGATATAAAGCAAGGGGCTTTAAatccaaattcaatgttctttcgaCCTCCCCAAGCTGCTTCTAGAGAGCCAAGTCCTTTGGATGCTGGGCTGGACTCACCTGCCCGTCACAGGCCAGGTAGAGAGATCCCCCTCAAAAAACAAGCACCCGGAAGAATTTTccagagcaggaggaggagagggggatgCCCCCAAGTCATCTCCACACCTActgttttctcccttccctaaaaATACTCCCAAAAAGAGGATCATCTCGCAGCCACTGAGCCACTAAACTTATTGCCTGGGGCAGAGGAAGCCCAAGAAAGCGGTAGGGTAGGAAGAGCCCGGCACATGAGTAGGAATGCTGTTCCTGTGAGTTGCAGTGGGATGGGGCTCCTCTTTCCTGGATAGGAAGAATCAGAAATCCCTTTGGTGAATTTTTGACAGGAGAACTTATAATTTAACCATAGGTTCGTGGAAGGAAGGAGTGGGAAGGAGCTCCTTGTCCTGACTTCAGCCCAGGCCTGGTATCTGCACTGTGGGTGTTCCTGCCACTCTTTGGAGCCCAGTTCATAGGAGGCCCCCAGTTTCTAATCTGGTTGAGAAGGATTTATTTTTGGGTCCTTGTAACCTAGCAATGGGCTCACATGACCAGTAGCAGCTGCAGCTTGAATATACCATTTGGTCCTGGCTCCAGCTAGGGGGAGTGTGGGCTAAGACTGCAGGGGGAAGCTAAGGGCCTCCCCCCTTCTCACCCTAGCATCCTCCAATTGTGTTAGCCAGGGTGGGGGGGGAGTTGGCT
The Sminthopsis crassicaudata isolate SCR6 chromosome 4, ASM4859323v1, whole genome shotgun sequence genome window above contains:
- the LOC141539744 gene encoding uncharacterized protein LOC141539744; protein product: MMTPNYRGRLVRRCCCHSEGETEDWQGHVAIIEGETEAWQGHVAVTEEETEPWRGQVVVKEGETEAWRGHVTIIDGETETWRGQVIVTEVEAEDWEGQVVVTEEETEPWQGQVVVTEEETEPWKGQVAVTTEETEAWKGQVAVTTEETEAWQGQVAVTAEETEAWQGQVAVTAEETEAWQGQVAVTAEETEAWQGQVAVTAEETEAWQGQVAVTAEETEAWRGQVAVTAEETEAWQGQVAVTAEETEAWRGQVAVTAEETEAWQGQVAVTAEETEAWQGQVAVTAEETEAWRGQVAVTAEETEAWKGQVAVTAEETEAWRGQVAVTAEETEAWRGQVAVTAEETEAWRGQVAVTSGETESWRGKVASSEAETEAWQGHVAITEEETEPWQGQVAITEEETEAWRGQVAVIEGETESWRGKVANSEVETEAWQGHVSIIEGETESWRGKVANSEAETEAWQGHVSIIEGETGLERSSSRYRRKN